A genomic segment from Callithrix jacchus isolate 240 chromosome 8, calJac240_pri, whole genome shotgun sequence encodes:
- the TEX9 gene encoding testis-expressed protein 9 isoform X5, with the protein MKSCDDKDGYSLRGPLPSEGIVHLHSETKPKTKNIDPIKKVENKLHSADKGRKTNSSVKLKYSDVQTANDVAIPEDFSDFSLAETFSKIEGQLEEEGLPEYIDDIFSGASNDIGAEAQLRFLKAKLHVMQEELDNVACECNKKEDEIQNLKLQVKNFEEDFMKQQRTIHMQQSQVEKYKTLFEEANKKCGGLEQQLSSVEKELEDKRRLQKQAASSQSAAEVRLNRALEEAEKYKLELNKLRQNNKDITNEHHKKIEVLKSENKKLEKQKGELILGFKKQLKLIDVLKRQKMHFEAAKMLSFTEEEFMKALEWNGEINK; encoded by the exons ATGAAATCATGTGATGACAAGGATGGTTATAGTTTAAG AGGTCCATTACCATCTGAAGGGATAGTTCATCTTCATTCAGAAACTAAG CCAAAGACCAAAAACATTGATCCTATAAAGAAGGTTGAAAACAAATTACACTCTGCagataaaggaaggaaaacaaattcaAG tgttaaACTGAAATATTCTGATGTACAGACTGCCAACGATGTTGCCATTCCAGAGGATTTTTCAGACTTTTCCCTTGCAGAAACATTTAGCAAAATTGAAGGGCAACTGGAGGAAGAAGGCTTACCAGAATATATAGATGATATTTTTTCTGGTGCTAGTAACGACATTGGAGCAG AAGCACAGCTCAGATTTCTAAAGGCCAAACTCCATGTTATGCAGGAAGAATTGGATAATGTTGCATGTGAATGCAATAAAAAG GAGGATGAAATTCAGAATTTAAAGTTACAAGtaaaaaattttgaagaagaTTTTATGAAACAGCAGCGAACAATTCATATGCAACAGTCTCAAGTTGAAAAATATAAGACTCTTTTCgaagaagcaaacaaaaagtgTGGTGGATTAGAGCAACAGTTGTCTTCGGTAGAAAAG GAATTAGAAGACAAAAGAAGATTGCAGAAACAGGCTGCAAGTAGTCAAAGTGCCGCAGAGGTTCGCTTGAATAGAGCTCTAGAAGAAGCAGAAAAGTATAAACTGGAGTTAAATAAATTAAGGCAAAATAACAAG gacATAACAAATGAACACCACAAAAAAATTGAAGtgttaaaatcagaaaacaagaagctagaaaaacaaaaaggagaattAATCCTAGGATTCAAGAAACAGTTAAAAttaattgatgttttaaaaaggCAGAAG ATGCATTTTGAAGCTGCGAAGATGCTGTCTTTCACTGAGGAGGAATTTATGAAAGCACTTGAATGGAATGGGGAGATAAATAAGTGA